The sequence GACCTCGAGATTCTCAACGCAGAGCAGATCCACCAGGGCCTCCAGACTGTTGCAGCGGGGCAATTCTAAGGGGCGTGCCCCCCTCCACGAACTATTTACCCAGCCATTCCTTCTTGCGCTCCAGGGACTGCTTGGCCAGAAGCTGCAATTTCCCGCCCTTGAAAGCGTAGAGATACACGCTCATGTTGGGACGGTGGTCGTCGGGGAAATAGCTGATGGGAGGGGTGAGCCCCATGGGATCGAAGTCGCGCAGGGTTTCCAGGGCGGCCTTGATCTCCTCGCCGCCAAGCTTGCCCTTGGCCTGGGCGCGCTTGATGCCCTCGGCCATGACCAGCATGCTGGCGAAACCGCGGATGTAGTGGGTCATCTGGGGTTTGCCGTCGGTGAGCTTCTCGATGACCTTCATGCCGGGCACGTCCTGGCCGTAAGTGACGGCCGCCTGGAGCGAGATGACCCCTTCGGCTGCTGGTCCGGCCAGAAGGGCCAGGTTCTCGTCCGCACCCCAGATATTGGTGAAGAACTGGGTCTTGAGCGCCAGTTTCTGGGCATCCTTCAAGATGACGGCCGTGGACTGGGTGGTGCCGCCGATCCAGGTGAAATCCGGGGCCAGCTTGGCCAGGCGCAAGAGCTGGGCGGTGGCGTCCATTGCCTTCAGATCCACGTTTTCCTCGCCCACCAACTCGAAGCCCAATTCTTTTGCGTATTCCTTGGCAGGAGGAATGGAGACCAGCCCGTAGGGCACGTTGGGAAAGATAAGGGCCAACTTGGGAGCCCGGGACTCCTTCCAGTTGTCCTTGAAATACTTGAGAGCGGCGCGGACCTGTGTGGAGTAGTCGGCGGCCACGAAGAAGTTATAGGGTGCTTTTGCCGGATCGGTCAGGTGGGCAGAGTACGATGCAGAGATGGTCGGAATCTTGTCCTTGGAGACGAACTGGGTCAGGGCTTCGGTGTCCTGGGTGCCCCAACCCTGCAGGAAGAGTATCTTGTCCTGGGAGGTGAACTTCTTGTAGGCCGAGAGAGCCTGCTGGGCGTTGTAGGCATAGTCAACCAGGGTGAACTTCAGCTTGGCCGCTCCCAGCAGACCAGCATC is a genomic window of Desulfovibrio sp. containing:
- a CDS encoding ABC transporter substrate-binding protein, with translation MLADLSGPTSDVSTPYASGLRDGAKYINDAGLLGAAKLKFTLVDYAYNAQQALSAYKKFTSQDKILFLQGWGTQDTEALTQFVSKDKIPTISASYSAHLTDPAKAPYNFFVAADYSTQVRAALKYFKDNWKESRAPKLALIFPNVPYGLVSIPPAKEYAKELGFELVGEENVDLKAMDATAQLLRLAKLAPDFTWIGGTTQSTAVILKDAQKLALKTQFFTNIWGADENLALLAGPAAEGVISLQAAVTYGQDVPGMKVIEKLTDGKPQMTHYIRGFASMLVMAEGIKRAQAKGKLGGEEIKAALETLRDFDPMGLTPPISYFPDDHRPNMSVYLYAFKGGKLQLLAKQSLERKKEWLGK